One segment of Dehalococcoidia bacterium DNA contains the following:
- a CDS encoding ATP-dependent 6-phosphofructokinase, producing MNNGAKRIAVLSSGGDAPGTNACIRAIVRVAASEGVHVLGVLRGYQGLIEWKTLPLTQRTVGNIIQRGGTILGTSRCPEFTTPEGRAIAAAKLLEAKVNGLIVLGGDGSLRGAVALSNECGIPIIAVPASIDNDMPGTEYTLGFDTAVNVALEAIDRIRDTAESFERIFFVEVMGHTCGAIALEVGVAGGADDVLVPEAPVDIDFLCEHLQKGFQHGRRSSIIVVAEGGEMGGAFGIAHQVWTRLRCEYRVCVLGHIQRGGTPTARDRVMGSKFGALAVDTLLSGKSGLMVGEVAGRPHLTPLDEVLSGRRQIDSSLLELTRRLTR from the coding sequence ATGAACAACGGCGCAAAGAGAATAGCCGTGCTCTCGAGCGGCGGCGACGCTCCCGGCACCAACGCCTGCATCCGCGCCATCGTGCGAGTCGCCGCCAGCGAGGGGGTCCACGTGCTGGGAGTGCTCAGGGGCTATCAGGGCCTCATAGAATGGAAGACCCTCCCCCTCACGCAACGCACCGTCGGCAACATCATCCAGCGCGGAGGGACGATTCTCGGAACGTCGAGGTGCCCCGAGTTTACGACGCCGGAAGGCCGGGCAATAGCAGCCGCGAAACTCCTGGAAGCTAAGGTGAACGGCCTCATCGTCCTCGGCGGCGACGGCTCTCTACGGGGCGCGGTAGCCCTTTCCAACGAATGCGGCATACCCATAATCGCCGTGCCCGCCAGCATCGACAACGACATGCCGGGCACCGAGTACACGCTGGGCTTCGACACGGCGGTGAACGTCGCCCTCGAAGCCATCGACCGCATCCGCGACACGGCTGAGTCCTTCGAACGCATCTTCTTCGTGGAAGTGATGGGCCACACATGCGGCGCCATCGCCCTGGAGGTAGGCGTGGCCGGCGGCGCCGACGACGTGTTGGTGCCGGAAGCGCCAGTCGACATAGATTTTCTTTGCGAACACCTCCAAAAAGGCTTCCAGCATGGGCGGCGAAGCAGCATAATCGTGGTGGCGGAAGGAGGCGAGATGGGCGGCGCCTTCGGTATCGCCCACCAGGTGTGGACGCGCCTGCGCTGCGAGTACCGCGTCTGCGTCCTCGGCCACATCCAGCGCGGGGGCACGCCGACCGCGCGCGACAGGGTGATGGGGAGCAAGTTCGGCGCCCTCGCGGTCGACACGCTGCTCTCAGGCAAGAGCGGCCTGATGGTCGGCGAAGTCGCCGGCAGGCCGCATCTGACGCCGCTCGACGAGGTGCTGTCCGGCCGACGCCAGATCGATAGCTCCCTCCTTGAGTTAACGCGCCGCCTTACCCGCTAG
- a CDS encoding thiolase family protein — protein MEEVVLVSGARTAIGRMGGVFQNVPASDLAAAVFKAAMERAGIAPSQVDQVVLGCVGQVLEDAYISRHAAVKAGLPIEVPAYNVNRICGSGLEAIHTAARWILCGDAEAVLAGGAENMSMLPFYVRHGRYGYRLGHGQLEDGILMVLSDPFSKAHMGVTAENLARKYGVSRQEQDELALRSHQRAVAAINAGRFKDEIVPIEVKVGRETKIADTDETPRADTNMEALSRLRPAFQEGGDVTAGNSSAINDGAAAVVAMSRRKADELGIRPRLRLVSRGESGVEPSLMGEGPVPAVRKALQRAGLTADDMDVIELNEAFAAVACVCIKELGLDIEKTNPNGGAVALGHPIGATGAILTVKLMYEMERRNARYGLVSLCIGGGQGIASVFERIS, from the coding sequence ATGGAGGAGGTTGTCCTCGTAAGCGGAGCGCGCACGGCCATCGGCAGGATGGGCGGCGTCTTTCAGAACGTCCCCGCCTCCGACCTAGCGGCTGCCGTCTTCAAAGCGGCGATGGAACGGGCGGGCATCGCCCCTTCGCAGGTCGACCAGGTGGTGCTCGGTTGCGTCGGGCAGGTACTCGAGGACGCCTACATCTCCCGGCACGCCGCCGTAAAGGCCGGCCTCCCCATCGAAGTCCCCGCCTACAACGTCAACCGGATATGCGGCAGCGGTCTCGAGGCCATACATACGGCCGCGCGCTGGATCCTGTGCGGCGATGCCGAGGCAGTTCTCGCGGGCGGCGCGGAGAACATGAGCATGCTCCCCTTCTATGTCCGCCACGGGCGCTACGGCTACCGGCTGGGCCACGGCCAGCTCGAGGACGGCATACTTATGGTGCTCAGCGACCCCTTCAGCAAGGCGCACATGGGCGTGACGGCCGAAAACCTGGCCAGGAAGTACGGCGTTTCCCGGCAGGAGCAGGACGAGCTGGCGCTGCGCAGCCACCAGCGGGCCGTAGCCGCGATCAACGCCGGCCGCTTCAAGGACGAGATCGTGCCCATAGAAGTGAAGGTGGGGCGCGAGACGAAGATAGCGGATACCGATGAGACACCACGCGCCGATACAAACATGGAAGCCCTCAGTCGCCTTCGGCCCGCCTTCCAGGAGGGCGGCGACGTGACCGCCGGCAACTCCAGCGCCATCAACGACGGCGCGGCCGCGGTGGTGGCGATGAGCCGGCGCAAGGCCGATGAACTCGGCATCCGTCCGCGTCTGCGCCTCGTCTCGCGCGGCGAGTCGGGCGTGGAGCCGTCGCTCATGGGCGAGGGGCCGGTTCCCGCCGTCCGGAAGGCGTTGCAGCGCGCCGGCCTGACCGCCGACGACATGGACGTGATTGAGCTGAACGAAGCGTTTGCCGCCGTCGCCTGCGTCTGCATCAAAGAGCTGGGTCTCGATATCGAGAAGACGAACCCCAACGGCGGCGCCGTCGCCCTCGGACACCCGATCGGCGCCACCGGCGCCATCCTCACCGTGAAGCTCATGTACGAGATGGAGCGGCGGAACGCCCGCTACGGCCTTGTGAGCCTCTGCATCGGCGGTGGACAGGGGATCGCCAGCGTCTTCGAGCGCATCTCCTGA
- a CDS encoding serine protease yields the protein MKSLKIMCGVFAAVIAAAAACGGDGGGEGPRPPQAPVETPERLDVEDLSRSVVMVAPGIYEGRSFEPVASGSATIIDDSGLLLTNFHVVDPDSVGEYEDIGIYVAGEPEEVPELTYFGGLAAWDEEIDLAVIRITRNRNGIEIDASALDLDEIRLGSVDDLEIGAPLTILGYPAIGEGSLELTKGSVSGFVAGEGRKQAWIKTDARLAPGNSGGGAFDERGYLVGVPSAVYYVEELGLEGSGRIRPIDLAFELLEEAKATKAAVIPRPQQSSPDIYELDLPLLAAEDIGPGFVLGEEVFLTNEDRASWYLDPEEAIAFYEAYGRVGGVRRVFDNIDAAERAGDIPVFIFAQLDLYETERGAAGATSGCEEFLDTAWEFVTAVGFEFYEPEYLSDPMLGDEGCTFATEEIVSSPGEPPLLLAFTGFRQGNVLAVVGVLTLEEGMSYEGLAYLAGAQSDLLAYEMGLVAPPRQPPAPAAPPPPASPAGYSTPEEAIGVYMYGLGLGYSGDCYWTTEDDIGSYCSMLAEDRGMERLYLVGLAFSEAEAWILLEQFPDGSWAGIDDMAVEYDGWGNLLPCPW from the coding sequence ATGAAGAGCTTAAAGATCATGTGCGGCGTCTTTGCCGCGGTGATCGCCGCGGCCGCCGCCTGCGGGGGCGACGGCGGAGGCGAAGGGCCGCGGCCGCCCCAGGCGCCGGTGGAGACGCCGGAGAGACTGGATGTGGAGGACCTCTCGCGTTCGGTCGTAATGGTGGCGCCGGGCATCTACGAGGGCCGCAGTTTCGAGCCCGTTGCCAGCGGCTCCGCCACGATCATCGACGATAGCGGGCTTCTACTCACCAACTTCCACGTCGTCGACCCGGATTCCGTCGGTGAATACGAAGACATCGGCATATACGTGGCCGGCGAGCCCGAAGAAGTCCCGGAACTGACGTACTTCGGCGGTCTTGCAGCCTGGGACGAGGAGATCGATCTCGCCGTCATCCGCATCACCCGTAACCGCAACGGGATCGAGATCGACGCTTCCGCGCTCGACCTCGATGAAATCAGGCTGGGCAGCGTCGATGACCTCGAGATCGGCGCTCCGCTCACCATTCTCGGCTATCCCGCCATCGGCGAAGGTTCGCTCGAGCTCACGAAAGGCTCAGTAAGCGGCTTCGTCGCCGGGGAAGGACGCAAGCAGGCGTGGATCAAGACGGACGCCCGCCTCGCGCCCGGCAACAGCGGTGGCGGCGCCTTCGACGAACGGGGCTACCTGGTGGGCGTGCCCAGCGCGGTCTACTACGTCGAGGAGCTGGGGCTCGAAGGCTCGGGACGCATCCGTCCCATCGACCTTGCGTTCGAGCTCCTGGAGGAGGCGAAAGCGACGAAAGCGGCGGTCATCCCGCGGCCGCAGCAGTCTTCACCGGACATTTACGAGCTGGACCTGCCGCTCTTGGCCGCCGAAGACATCGGCCCCGGTTTCGTTCTGGGAGAGGAGGTCTTCCTCACAAACGAGGACCGGGCATCGTGGTACCTCGATCCCGAGGAGGCGATAGCGTTCTACGAGGCGTACGGCCGCGTGGGCGGGGTAAGGCGTGTCTTCGACAACATCGACGCCGCGGAACGGGCGGGCGATATCCCCGTCTTCATTTTCGCGCAACTCGATCTGTATGAGACGGAGAGAGGGGCCGCCGGCGCGACCTCAGGCTGCGAAGAGTTTCTTGACACGGCCTGGGAGTTCGTGACCGCGGTGGGCTTCGAGTTCTACGAGCCCGAATACCTGTCGGACCCCATGCTGGGGGACGAGGGCTGCACCTTTGCGACGGAAGAGATCGTATCTTCGCCCGGTGAGCCGCCGCTGCTGCTTGCCTTCACCGGCTTCCGGCAGGGCAACGTGCTCGCTGTCGTGGGAGTGTTGACGCTGGAAGAGGGCATGTCGTATGAGGGGCTGGCGTATCTCGCCGGCGCCCAGAGCGACCTGCTGGCCTATGAGATGGGGCTTGTCGCGCCGCCGAGGCAGCCGCCGGCTCCAGCGGCGCCCCCGCCGCCGGCGTCGCCCGCCGGCTATTCGACGCCTGAAGAAGCCATCGGCGTGTACATGTACGGTCTCGGCCTCGGCTACAGCGGCGACTGCTACTGGACAACGGAGGACGACATCGGGTCCTACTGCTCCATGCTGGCGGAGGACCGGGGCATGGAGCGGCTCTATCTCGTGGGACTGGCCTTCTCTGAGGCCGAGGCGTGGATACTGCTGGAGCAGTTCCCCGACGGGTCGTGGGCAGGAATCGACGACATGGCCGTCGAGTACGATGGCTGGGGCAATCTCCTGCCATGCCCCTGGTGA
- a CDS encoding PAS domain S-box protein → MANLLLLLLLSGIVVLMAWRVRSDRERNHTLEERASAVTALQNARAEFFRGAIALTSAAVAPDARPLVKMYYNAQVQGDRELARARTALESLGATAQVAAVEKLSRHLGEVRAEVDSVLAWSLAADQFTRTSVSQQYQPLLWPQVEQMMAILDDIAGELDADLAAGRAEANSALNLTLWLLVASCFAVLVFSITTFGFATARIVRPLAALQRNARAIASGNLEARAHVSGPEEVTALADDFNHMTEALLERTEKLQISEQSFRNVLDVSRDIIYKLNHQARTYEYMSPSVLSICGFTPEELIDMGLRGTTKRVHPDDLEKYRTSPDQLPSSPAQHRDGPIIEYRWKCKNGEYRWLSDNRALIRDEKGRPLATVGTVRDITDWKKAEEALRENEQKFRSLCALAPVGIFLTDSSGNCVYLNEYLQAIGGMTAEECLGHGWTKVLHPDDRDETIMETASAAEEMGEFARELRIVDSVGRTRWVRVMTRPVISPEGRQTGRIGVVEDISERKRIDEEKQGAYETIVTLLAAAAEARDPYTEDHLSRIRGYSEAIADELGLPPDESAKIGLASLLHDIGKLRVPDSILTKPGDLTPEEWQVMKLHTVWGDELLAGHVWLEKARQIARWHHENWDGSGYPDGLSETEIPISAAIVAVADGFDAMTSDRPYKKAWPPTKAVREIQSQRGKRYSPQVVDAFMRALEKGQIEKIALRTFEEMAA, encoded by the coding sequence TTGGCCAACCTCCTGCTTCTTCTGCTGCTTAGCGGCATAGTCGTGTTGATGGCCTGGCGCGTCCGCAGCGACAGGGAAAGGAATCATACGCTTGAGGAGAGGGCGAGCGCCGTCACTGCCCTCCAGAACGCGCGCGCCGAGTTCTTCCGCGGCGCCATCGCCCTCACTTCCGCGGCAGTTGCCCCCGACGCCCGCCCTCTCGTCAAGATGTATTACAACGCTCAGGTACAGGGGGACAGGGAGCTAGCGCGCGCCCGCACCGCACTTGAATCGCTCGGCGCGACGGCGCAGGTGGCGGCGGTCGAAAAGCTGTCACGGCACCTTGGAGAGGTGCGCGCCGAAGTGGACAGCGTGCTCGCCTGGTCCCTGGCCGCGGATCAGTTCACCCGCACCTCCGTGAGCCAGCAGTACCAGCCGCTACTGTGGCCGCAGGTCGAGCAGATGATGGCGATTCTCGACGACATCGCCGGAGAGCTTGATGCCGATCTGGCGGCCGGCAGAGCCGAGGCAAACAGCGCTCTCAACCTGACCCTGTGGCTCCTCGTGGCCTCCTGCTTCGCCGTCCTTGTGTTTTCGATAACGACTTTCGGCTTCGCCACTGCCCGAATCGTGCGCCCCCTCGCGGCTTTACAGAGGAACGCGCGCGCGATCGCCTCCGGAAACCTCGAGGCCCGCGCCCATGTCTCCGGCCCGGAGGAGGTCACGGCCCTCGCCGACGACTTCAACCACATGACTGAGGCGCTGCTGGAGCGGACGGAAAAACTCCAAATCTCCGAGCAGAGCTTCCGCAACGTCCTTGATGTATCGCGCGACATCATCTACAAGCTCAACCATCAGGCCCGCACCTACGAATACATGAGCCCTTCCGTCCTTTCGATTTGCGGGTTCACCCCTGAGGAGCTCATCGATATGGGGCTCCGAGGAACGACGAAAAGGGTCCATCCGGACGATCTCGAAAAGTACCGGACGTCCCCCGATCAGCTCCCCAGCTCGCCGGCTCAACACCGGGACGGCCCGATTATTGAGTACCGCTGGAAGTGCAAGAACGGCGAATACCGCTGGCTCAGCGACAACCGCGCACTTATCCGCGACGAAAAAGGGCGTCCGCTGGCGACAGTCGGCACTGTGCGCGACATTACCGACTGGAAGAAGGCGGAAGAAGCGCTGCGCGAGAACGAGCAGAAGTTCCGCTCTCTCTGCGCGCTCGCTCCGGTCGGTATCTTCCTCACAGATTCCTCGGGCAACTGCGTCTATCTAAACGAGTACCTGCAGGCCATCGGCGGCATGACAGCGGAGGAATGCCTCGGCCATGGCTGGACAAAGGTTCTCCATCCCGACGACCGCGACGAAACGATAATGGAAACTGCATCGGCGGCAGAGGAAATGGGCGAGTTCGCCCGCGAGCTGCGCATCGTCGACTCTGTGGGCAGAACGCGATGGGTCCGAGTAATGACCAGACCGGTAATCTCGCCGGAAGGAAGACAGACCGGTCGGATCGGGGTGGTAGAGGATATCAGCGAGCGGAAGCGGATCGACGAGGAGAAACAGGGCGCCTACGAGACGATTGTCACGCTCCTCGCAGCAGCCGCAGAGGCGCGCGACCCCTACACCGAAGACCATCTCAGCAGGATTCGCGGCTACTCCGAGGCAATCGCCGACGAGCTCGGCCTGCCGCCGGACGAAAGCGCCAAGATCGGCCTTGCCTCACTTCTTCACGATATCGGCAAGTTGCGCGTCCCCGACTCAATACTCACCAAGCCGGGCGACCTGACGCCCGAAGAGTGGCAGGTGATGAAACTCCACACGGTCTGGGGCGATGAGCTTCTCGCCGGCCACGTCTGGCTGGAGAAGGCGCGCCAGATCGCCCGTTGGCACCACGAGAACTGGGACGGCAGCGGCTACCCTGATGGGCTGAGCGAAACGGAAATACCGATCAGCGCTGCTATCGTGGCCGTGGCCGACGGCTTCGACGCCATGACGAGCGACCGACCGTACAAGAAGGCCTGGCCCCCAACGAAAGCAGTCAGGGAGATCCAGTCGCAGAGGGGAAAGCGCTACTCACCGCAGGTGGTCGATGCCTTCATGCGCGCGCTGGAGAAGGGACAGATCGAGAAGATCGCCCTGCGCACCTTCGAAGAAATGGCCGCCTGA
- a CDS encoding ABC transporter ATP-binding protein codes for MNGDLLEVRSVTKAFEGLKAVNECSLNVKEGTITGLIGPNGAGKTTLFNLVTGFLKPTAGEIVFGGDRIDCLPPHRVFSKGVVRTFQIPRELKLMTVLENLMLVPSAQAGESLWRSWFMPFTVRRQEREIREKALEVLEFVNLWHLRDEYASNLSSGQKKLLELARTLMCGPRMILLDEPGAGVNPTLMKSLVTLIERLRDEAGITFFLIEHDMDLVARLCNPVIVMSSGERIAEGTPEEVVRDERVLEAYLGGQYR; via the coding sequence ATGAACGGTGATCTGCTGGAGGTTCGGAGCGTCACCAAGGCGTTCGAGGGCCTGAAGGCGGTGAACGAGTGCTCGCTCAACGTGAAAGAGGGCACGATAACCGGCCTCATCGGTCCTAACGGCGCCGGCAAGACGACGCTGTTCAACCTGGTAACCGGCTTTCTCAAGCCCACCGCGGGCGAGATCGTGTTCGGCGGCGATCGAATCGACTGCCTACCGCCGCACCGCGTGTTCAGCAAGGGGGTGGTGAGGACCTTCCAGATACCGCGTGAGCTGAAGCTGATGACGGTGCTGGAGAACCTTATGCTGGTGCCGTCCGCGCAGGCGGGCGAGAGCCTCTGGAGGTCGTGGTTCATGCCGTTCACCGTGCGCCGACAGGAACGCGAGATCCGCGAGAAGGCGCTGGAAGTGCTGGAGTTCGTCAACCTCTGGCACCTGCGTGACGAATACGCCTCCAACCTGTCGTCGGGCCAGAAGAAGCTGCTGGAGCTGGCGCGCACGCTGATGTGCGGCCCGCGCATGATCCTTCTCGACGAGCCGGGCGCGGGCGTGAACCCTACCCTTATGAAGAGCCTCGTTACCCTTATCGAGCGGCTCCGTGATGAGGCGGGGATCACGTTCTTCCTCATCGAGCACGACATGGACCTCGTCGCCCGGCTGTGCAACCCCGTAATCGTGATGAGCAGTGGCGAGCGGATTGCTGAGGGCACGCCCGAAGAGGTCGTGCGCGATGAGCGGGTCCTTGAAGCGTACCTGGGGGGACAGTACCGGTGA
- a CDS encoding ABC transporter ATP-binding protein encodes MTVLEADSIVTGYGEVDILHGVSVMVDKGEIVAVIGPNGAGKSTLMKAIFGLLKIRKGKVVFNGAEVTNLAPQHMVRKGICYVPQSDNVFPSLTIEENLEMGAFIRRDGLKRKREEMYELFPPLAERPHLRAGKLSGGQRQMLALARALMLEPRLLLLDEPTASLSPKMVGDILAMIRNINRLGVAILIVEQNAREALNLCHRGYVLVMGKNALEGSGQDLLSSEDVGRLYLGG; translated from the coding sequence GTGACAGTCCTCGAGGCCGACAGCATCGTAACGGGATACGGCGAAGTCGATATCCTTCACGGCGTGTCCGTGATGGTGGACAAGGGGGAGATCGTCGCCGTCATCGGCCCTAACGGCGCCGGTAAGTCGACCCTGATGAAGGCGATCTTCGGCCTGCTCAAGATCAGGAAGGGCAAGGTAGTCTTCAACGGCGCTGAAGTGACGAACCTTGCGCCTCAGCACATGGTGCGAAAGGGGATCTGCTACGTGCCCCAGAGCGACAACGTCTTTCCCTCCCTCACCATCGAAGAAAACCTGGAGATGGGCGCCTTCATCCGCCGCGATGGGCTGAAGAGAAAGCGCGAAGAGATGTACGAGCTTTTCCCGCCCCTCGCCGAGCGGCCGCACCTGCGCGCGGGCAAGCTCTCCGGGGGCCAGCGTCAGATGCTCGCCCTTGCCCGCGCCCTGATGCTGGAGCCGCGCCTGCTCCTGCTCGATGAGCCTACCGCCAGCCTATCGCCGAAGATGGTCGGCGATATCCTGGCCATGATCCGCAACATCAACCGGCTGGGAGTGGCCATACTGATAGTGGAGCAGAACGCCCGCGAGGCACTCAACCTCTGTCATCGAGGATACGTCCTGGTGATGGGCAAGAACGCGCTGGAAGGCTCAGGGCAGGACCTGCTCAGCAGCGAAGATGTGGGAAGGCTGTATCTCGGGGGTTAG
- a CDS encoding branched-chain amino acid ABC transporter permease, translating into MAQLVVVGLIVGSVIALGAIGLTLIYGVLKFANFAHGDLMTAGAYIALFIFFGNDRLGPLSFGYGMIPAILAAMIGVGVLSVAIDRIVYRPLRNRKAGLVILAMSSLGMAMVVRSMVYLLWGPDQQFYVLGIQKAMSLPLGIRLKPDQAFIGCAALGVMALVYLLLYRTKLGKAMRATADNMELARVSGIDTEKVVIWTWAIGGALAGLAGVLLGIQSHLMPEMGFIFLLPLFSAAILGGVGSPQGALVGALIVGVSQELSTEWLSPAYKPAVAFMLLFAILLFKPTGLFGAKA; encoded by the coding sequence GTGGCCCAGCTAGTGGTCGTAGGTCTCATTGTGGGCAGCGTGATTGCGCTGGGGGCGATCGGGCTGACACTTATCTACGGTGTGCTGAAGTTCGCCAACTTCGCGCACGGCGATCTGATGACGGCCGGCGCTTACATCGCCCTCTTCATCTTCTTCGGTAACGACCGCCTCGGCCCCCTTTCCTTCGGCTACGGTATGATCCCCGCGATCCTGGCGGCGATGATCGGCGTCGGCGTCCTCTCGGTCGCCATTGACCGCATTGTCTACCGCCCGCTGCGCAACCGGAAGGCGGGGCTCGTCATCCTGGCGATGTCATCCCTGGGCATGGCGATGGTCGTGCGGAGCATGGTCTACCTGCTATGGGGCCCTGATCAGCAGTTCTACGTGCTGGGCATACAGAAGGCGATGAGCCTGCCACTGGGGATACGCCTCAAGCCCGACCAGGCCTTCATCGGGTGCGCGGCGCTGGGCGTGATGGCGCTTGTCTATCTGCTGCTCTACCGCACGAAGCTGGGGAAGGCGATGCGCGCCACCGCTGACAACATGGAGCTGGCCCGCGTGTCGGGAATCGATACGGAGAAAGTCGTCATCTGGACGTGGGCGATCGGCGGTGCGCTCGCCGGGCTGGCAGGCGTTCTGCTGGGGATTCAGTCGCACCTGATGCCGGAGATGGGCTTCATCTTCCTGCTGCCCCTCTTCTCGGCGGCGATCCTTGGCGGCGTGGGCAGCCCGCAGGGCGCATTGGTAGGGGCGCTCATCGTAGGCGTATCACAGGAACTGTCGACGGAGTGGTTATCGCCGGCCTACAAACCGGCGGTGGCGTTCATGCTGCTCTTCGCGATCCTGCTGTTCAAGCCGACGGGTCTCTTCGGAGCGAAGGCATGA
- a CDS encoding branched-chain amino acid ABC transporter permease: MIDFFTDFFSLSYLASFLILVGIYAIFALGLNVHWGYTGIFNFGIAGFFAVGAYTTAILTKGPSTGQYVEYIGGYELPFVVGVMGAGLACGVIAFIIGIPTLSLREDYLAIASIGVAETLRRIFINERWLANGTRGMIGIPQPLHDLVDPSDYKYIYLGIVVVIVILVYVAIERGIRSPWGRVLRAIREDEITAAASGKSVFSFKMQSFVFGAVIMGIGGAVYAHYVRAITPDTFTPFFGTFLIWVMLIVGGSGNSKGAILGAFVVWLIWDRTNWIIGHSGEALETRIFYVRNLLIGLLIVIVLLLRPKGLLGEEKVVSLFAGKEDKEVKHRETEEEEGAAVAPVGSGEPG, from the coding sequence ATGATCGACTTCTTCACCGACTTTTTCAGCCTTTCTTACCTGGCCTCGTTCCTGATTCTGGTGGGAATCTACGCCATATTTGCCCTCGGCCTGAACGTTCACTGGGGCTACACGGGCATCTTCAACTTCGGCATCGCCGGGTTTTTCGCGGTTGGCGCTTACACCACGGCCATCCTGACGAAGGGCCCTTCGACCGGCCAGTACGTCGAGTACATCGGCGGGTACGAGTTGCCGTTTGTTGTCGGCGTAATGGGTGCGGGCCTCGCATGCGGAGTGATAGCGTTCATCATCGGTATACCCACCCTCAGCCTGCGTGAGGACTACCTTGCCATCGCTTCCATCGGCGTCGCGGAGACGTTGCGGCGCATCTTCATCAACGAGCGCTGGCTGGCGAACGGCACGCGGGGGATGATCGGCATCCCGCAGCCGCTGCATGATCTGGTGGACCCGTCCGACTACAAGTACATCTATTTGGGGATCGTCGTCGTTATTGTCATCCTCGTGTACGTCGCCATCGAGCGCGGGATCCGTTCGCCCTGGGGCCGCGTCCTGCGGGCGATCCGCGAGGACGAGATCACGGCGGCGGCGAGCGGGAAGAGCGTGTTTTCGTTCAAGATGCAGTCGTTCGTCTTCGGGGCGGTGATCATGGGCATCGGGGGCGCGGTGTACGCCCACTACGTGCGCGCCATTACGCCCGACACGTTCACGCCCTTCTTCGGCACGTTCCTCATCTGGGTGATGCTGATCGTTGGCGGCAGCGGGAATAGCAAGGGCGCCATTCTGGGAGCGTTCGTTGTCTGGCTGATATGGGACAGGACGAACTGGATTATCGGGCACTCCGGGGAAGCGCTGGAAACGCGCATCTTCTACGTGCGCAATCTCTTGATCGGGCTCCTCATCGTGATTGTTTTGTTGCTGCGCCCGAAGGGACTTCTGGGCGAGGAGAAGGTAGTGTCGCTGTTTGCCGGGAAGGAGGACAAGGAGGTGAAGCACAGGGAGACGGAGGAAGAAGAAGGGGCGGCGGTAGCGCCGGTCGGAAGCGGCGAACCGGGGTAG
- a CDS encoding ABC transporter substrate-binding protein, with the protein MLLVLLTLVSLFALVMAACGEDEEEAGETPSAETPSGGKTPAAEGTLTIGILFDFTGDLAEFGPNMENGAKLAAKHINDAGGVLGNDIVLKRADSQTNPTAAVQAAQNLVNTEGVQAIVGSLSSGVTLAVAEAVTVPEGIIQISPASTSPALSAVDDNDFLFRTTLSDAAQGLVLAQLANELGYKKVSTMYVNNPYGEGLSENFRAAFEELGGEVPAEVPHEQEQASYLSELQQAAEGDPDALAALSYPQSATVYLKEAIENDLFDTFLFCDGTKSEDIVEAVGAENVEGMYGTVSAAAEIPAQWRSEFEAEFGELPPLPYIAESYDAVIMIALGAAKAGSLDPAEIRDAMRELNDPNGEKIGPGAADIKKALELIAEGKAINYEGASGFNGWDENGDVPSGYIEIWKYEGGEIVTVRTEPVTVE; encoded by the coding sequence TTGCTTCTGGTCTTACTGACTCTGGTCTCGCTGTTCGCCCTCGTCATGGCGGCGTGCGGCGAGGACGAAGAAGAGGCAGGCGAGACGCCCTCGGCCGAAACGCCGTCCGGCGGCAAGACGCCCGCCGCAGAAGGCACGTTAACAATCGGTATCCTTTTCGACTTCACGGGCGACCTCGCTGAATTCGGGCCTAACATGGAGAACGGCGCCAAGCTGGCCGCCAAGCACATCAACGACGCCGGCGGCGTGCTGGGGAACGACATCGTGCTCAAGCGGGCCGATTCGCAGACAAACCCCACGGCCGCAGTACAGGCCGCGCAAAACCTGGTGAACACGGAGGGGGTACAGGCGATAGTCGGCTCGCTCTCCAGTGGCGTTACGCTGGCGGTGGCGGAGGCCGTCACTGTGCCAGAAGGGATCATTCAGATCTCCCCGGCTTCCACGTCTCCCGCTCTCAGCGCGGTCGATGACAATGACTTCCTCTTCCGCACAACGCTGTCCGACGCCGCCCAGGGGCTCGTCCTCGCCCAGCTGGCCAACGAGCTCGGCTACAAGAAAGTCTCCACTATGTACGTGAACAACCCCTATGGCGAGGGGCTGTCCGAGAACTTCAGGGCGGCATTCGAGGAGCTTGGGGGCGAAGTGCCCGCCGAGGTGCCTCACGAGCAGGAGCAGGCCTCGTACCTGTCAGAGCTTCAGCAGGCGGCTGAGGGCGACCCCGATGCTCTCGCCGCGCTGAGCTATCCTCAGAGCGCGACCGTTTACCTCAAGGAAGCGATCGAAAACGACCTCTTTGACACGTTCCTGTTCTGCGACGGCACGAAGTCAGAGGACATCGTTGAGGCGGTGGGCGCTGAGAACGTCGAGGGGATGTACGGCACTGTTTCGGCAGCGGCGGAGATCCCGGCGCAGTGGCGCTCCGAGTTCGAGGCCGAGTTCGGCGAGCTCCCGCCTCTGCCCTACATCGCTGAGTCCTACGACGCGGTGATCATGATCGCCCTCGGGGCCGCGAAGGCGGGCTCCCTCGATCCGGCGGAGATCCGCGACGCCATGAGGGAGCTTAACGACCCCAACGGCGAGAAAATCGGCCCGGGCGCCGCAGACATTAAGAAGGCGCTGGAGCTCATTGCCGAGGGCAAGGCGATCAACTACGAAGGCGCTTCCGGCTTCAACGGCTGGGACGAGAACGGCGACGTGCCTTCCGGCTACATCGAGATCTGGAAGTACGAAGGCGGCGAAATCGTCACCGTGCGCACCGAGCCGGTGACCGTCGAATAG